TTGGATAAAGCCCTGCACCATATTGGTCTGGACCGGGACAGGATTTTTATCACCAATGTACTGAAGTGCCGCCCGCCGGGGAACCGGGATCCTCTTCCTGATGAGATCGCTTTATGCGAGCCGTATCTTCATCGTCAGATTGAATTGCTGAACCCCCGGGTGATTGTAGCTTTGGGACGGATTGCCGCCAGAACCCTGCTTCGGCTTCCGTCCGATACATCTCTCACATCCATGCGAAAACAATCATTCGAATACCATGGTGTTCCTCTGTGTGCCTTTTATCATCCCGCGGCAATTCTCCGGAATGCCGGCCTGGAAGGAGAGTATTTCCGTGATTTTGAGAAACTGAAAGAAATGTATTTAAAGGATTAACATGGCTCAGGAAAATGTAACACGTATCCCTCCACAGTCCATTGAATCGGAAATGGCTGTTTTGGGGGCTATGATGCTGGATGATGCCGCTGCAAACCGGGGTATTGAACTGCTCTCTGAAGATGATTTTTACCGGGAATCTCACCAGTTGATTTTTCATGCCATGGTGATTCTGTACAATGAAAGCAAACCCATTGATCAGCTTACCGTTACGGAGAAACTCTCTCAGTTGAAGCACCTGGAA
The sequence above is drawn from the Candidatus Neomarinimicrobiota bacterium genome and encodes:
- a CDS encoding uracil-DNA glycosylase; this encodes MDPKSPQKRIRSYLTYVRDVFGAELLVNRDKKMTELDLYRQSIEQCTKCALSQTRKHFVFGDGSPDADILFVGEAPGAVEDETGIPFVGRAGKLLDKALHHIGLDRDRIFITNVLKCRPPGNRDPLPDEIALCEPYLHRQIELLNPRVIVALGRIAARTLLRLPSDTSLTSMRKQSFEYHGVPLCAFYHPAAILRNAGLEGEYFRDFEKLKEMYLKD